One stretch of Halanaerobiales bacterium DNA includes these proteins:
- a CDS encoding DUF3159 domain-containing protein, giving the protein MSIRIKELLEELRTVLSSKTIDAILPPLIFVLTSNFLNLTIASVSAILVSLVIGIIRLLKKQPWKYAFGGLIIVIIASSLAYFTKNTASYFIPSIINSTVLIIIATLSLIINKPLAAWASHLTRGWPLEWFWRDDIKPAYREVTIFWVIFLLMRLTIQIYIYRLGESNLTWSNILLGWPFTITILLISYIYGIWRLKKLGGPGVEEFKENKKPPWEGQKRGF; this is encoded by the coding sequence TCAAGTAAAACTATTGATGCTATTTTACCTCCTTTAATATTTGTACTAACAAGTAATTTCTTAAATTTAACCATCGCTTCAGTGTCTGCTATTTTAGTTTCATTAGTAATTGGAATAATTAGATTATTAAAAAAACAGCCCTGGAAATATGCTTTTGGTGGTTTAATTATTGTAATTATTGCATCTTCCTTGGCCTATTTTACTAAAAATACAGCAAGTTATTTTATTCCATCAATTATAAATAGCACTGTTTTGATAATAATTGCTACTCTTAGTTTAATCATAAATAAACCTCTGGCTGCCTGGGCCAGTCATTTAACTAGAGGCTGGCCTCTTGAATGGTTTTGGAGAGATGATATAAAGCCTGCTTATCGAGAAGTAACTATATTTTGGGTTATATTTTTACTTATGCGATTGACTATTCAAATATATATTTATCGCTTAGGAGAAAGTAATTTGACCTGGTCTAATATCTTATTAGGTTGGCCTTTTACAATAACTATTTTACTTATAAGTTATATTTATGGTATTTGGAGATTGAAAAAATTGGGAGGACCAGGTGTAGAGGAATTTAAAGAAAATAAAAAACCACCGTGGGAAGGACAGAAACGTGGATTTTAA